In a single window of the Elaeis guineensis isolate ETL-2024a chromosome 4, EG11, whole genome shotgun sequence genome:
- the LOC105043829 gene encoding eukaryotic translation initiation factor 3 subunit B — protein sequence MAEVVSMADIEATAQRHGIDLSSVDLDSIQLPPGEDFGIKSDDDEDIHEEDSLEFEAGFGNIIVVDNLPVVPPEKFEKLEGVIRKIYSQTGVIREGGLSMPMNPDTQKTLGYCFIEYNTPQEAELAREKTNGYKLDKSHIFAVNLFDDFEKYMKVPEEWTHAEINPYTPGENLQQWLTDEKARDQFVIRAATFTEVFWNDPRQLMPDLVYRRQYWTESFVQWSPLGTYLATVHRQGAAVWGGATTFNRLMRVAHPQVLIDFSPGEKYLVTYSSHEPSNPHDTHRVVLNIFDVRTGKVMRDFKGNADEFAAGGSGGVSGVSWPIFRWGGGREDKYFARIGKNVISVYETETFTLIDKKSLKVENVMDFSWSPTDPIVALFVPELGGGNQPARVSLVQLPGKEELRQKNLFSVSDCKMCWQSNGEYLAVKVDRYTKTKKSTYTGFELFRIKERDIPIEVLELENKNDKIVAFAWEPKGHRFAVIHGDGPRPDISFYSMRTAHNTGRVSKITTLKAKQANALYWSPGGHFIVLAGLKGFNGQLEFYNVDELETMATGEHFMATDIEWDPTGRYVATSVTSVHEMENGFHIWSFNGKLLYRIPKDHFYQFLWRPRPPSFLSAEKEEEIAKNLKKYSKKYEAEDQDMSLQLSEQDRKKRKMLQEEWDAWVSKWKQLHEEERELRLQLRDGEASDEEEEYEAKEVEVEEVLEVQEEVVAFDLDQE from the exons ATGGCGGAGGTGGTCTCCATGGCCGATATAGAAGCAACTGCTCAGCGTCATGGAATCGATCTATCTTCAGTTGATTTGGATTCGATCCAACTACCTCCGGGAGAGGATTTCGGCATCAAAAG TGACGATGATGAGGATATCCACGAGGAGGATTCTTTGGAATTTGAGGCTGGGTTTGGGAACATCATTGTGGTGGATAATCTGCCGGTGGTTCCTCCAGAGAAATTCGAGAAGCTTGAGGGTGTTATCCGGAAGATATACAGTCAGACTGGCGTGATAAGAGAGGGAGGACTTTCGATGCCAATGAATCCGGATACCCAAAAGACTCTGGGATATTGCTTCATCGAGTACAATACACCTCAG GAAGCAGAACTTGCAAGGGAAAAGACAAATGGTTATAAGTTGGACAAGTCACACATATTTGCTGTTAATTTGTTTGATGACTTTGAAAAGTACATGAAGGTTCCAGAAGAGTGGACCCATGCCGAAATTAACCCATACACTCCTGGG GAAAATCTACAGCAGTGGCTAACCGATGAGAAGGCTAGGGATCAATTTGTTATTCGTGCTGCTACATTTACTGAAGTTTTCTGGAATGACCCCAGGCAACTGATGCCCGACCTTGTTTATCGTCGTCAG TACTGGACAGAGAGTTTTGTCCAGTGGTCTCCTCTTGGGACATACTTGGCAACAGTTCATAGGCAGGGTGCTGCTGTCTGGGGAGGTGCTACCACATTTAACCGTTTAATGCGTGTTGCCCATCCACAGGTT CTGATTGATTTCTCTCCTGGGGAGAAATACTTGGTCACATACAGTAGCCATGAACCTAGCAATCCTCATGACACACAT AGAGTTGTACTAAATATTTTCGACGTGCGAACTGGAAAAGTGATGCGAGACTTCAAAGGAAATGCAGATGAATTTGCAGCTGGTGGAAGTGGCGGTGTTTCTGGAGTTTCATGGCCTATATTTAG GTGGGGTGGTGGCAGGGAAGACAAATATTTTGCTAGAATCGGGAAGAATGTGATTTCTGTTTATGAAACAGAGACTTTTACACTGATTGATAAGAAGTCTTTGAAAGTTGAAAATGTGATGGACTTCTCTTGGTCTCCTACTGATCCTATAGTAGCGCTGTTTGTTCCAGAGTTAGGTGGTGGAAACCAGCCTGCCAGG GTAAGTCTTGTTCAACTTCCTGGCAAAGAGGAGCTAAGGCAGAAAAACCTTTTTAGTGTCAGTGATTGCAAAATGTGTTGGCAGAGCAATGGAGAGTACCTTGCTGTCAAGGTTGACAGGTACACCAAAACAAAGAAGAGCACCTATACTGGCTTTGAGCTCTTCCGCATCAAGGAAAGAGATATCCCAATTGAGGTCCTTGAGCTTGAGAATAAGAACGACAAGATAGTTGCCTTTGCATGGGAGCCTAAAGGCCACAGGTTTGCAGTTATTCATGGTGATGGTCCTCGGCCCGACATAAGCTTCTATTCCATGAGAACTGCTCACAACACTGGTCGGGTCTCCAAGATTACAACTCTCAAGGCCAAACAGGCTAATGCACTCTATTGGTCTCCTGGTGGCCATTTCATTGTACTTGCGGGGTTGAAGGGTTTCAATGGCCAATTAGAGTTCTACAATGTTGATGAATTAGAGACTATGGCAACAGGGGAGCATTTTATGGCTACTGACATTGAGTGGGATCCTACGGGAAG GTATGTTGCAACCTCTGTTACTTCTGTCCATGAGATGGAAAATGGTTTTCATATATGGTCCTTCAATGGAAAGCTTCTCTACAGAATTCCGAAGGATCATTTCTATCAG TTCTTATGGCGACCAAGGCCACCATCATTTTTGAGTgctgagaaagaggaagagatcgCCAAGAACCTGAAGAAGTACAGCAAGAAGTATGAAGCAGAGGACCAGGATATGTCCTTGCAATTGAGCGAGCAAGACAGGAAGAAGAGGAAAATGTTGCAGGAGGAATGGGATGCGTGGGTGAGCAAATGGAAGCAGTTGCATGAGGAAGAAAGGGAGCTGAGGTTACAGTTGAGGGATGGGGAGGCCAGCGATGAGGAGGAGGAATATGAAGCCAAAGAGGTGGAAGTTGAGGAGGTATTAGAAGTTCAAGAAGAGGTTGTTGCATTTGATTTGGATCAGGAATGA